A stretch of DNA from Microlunatus capsulatus:
TCGGCCAGGGTCACGCTGGGCAGCAAGGAGGGGTGAGCATGGTGCCGATGCTGCTCGACGTCAACGGGCCCGAGTTCCTGCTGCTGCTGGTCATCGCGATCGTGCTGTTCGGCCCCGAGCGGCTGCCCGACCTGGCCCGCAAGGCGGCCCGCGTCGTGCAGTACGTCCGCACCATCGCCGGCACCGCCCAGGAGCAGCTCACCAAGGAGCTGGGGCCGGGCTTCGAGGACGTCGACATGCGCGACCTCAACCCGAAGGCCTTCATCCAGAAGCACCTGCTGGACGACGTCGACCCGATCGTCGCCGACGTGAAGGCCGAGATCAAGGGTGTCTCCGCCACCGTCAGCGGCGAGCCCGACGACGTCGCCGACGCCATCAACGGCGTCAAGGGCGAGGAGCCCGTGCTGGCCGGGGCGGCGGCGGGCGCGTCCCGCGTGCTCACCCCGTTCGACCCCGACGCCACCTGAGCCCCCGCCGCCGGGCGGAGGCCCGGTGACCCGGGAGCGGGCTCAGCGCCCGGCGGGCGCCAGTCCCAGCTGACGGCCGAGCAGCCCGCGACCGCGGCGGTCCAGGCCGTCCGCCAGGGCGGCCAGCGCCTGGGCCGACGGCTGGGCAGGAGCGCTGGTGACGACCGGGGCGCCCTCGTCCCCGCCCGCCCGCAGCTGCGGGTCGAGGGGGACCCGGGCCAGCAGCGGGACGTCGTAGCCGAGCCGGGTGGTGAGCCCGTCGGCGGTGTCCTGGCCG
This window harbors:
- a CDS encoding sec-independent translocase, whose protein sequence is MVPMLLDVNGPEFLLLLVIAIVLFGPERLPDLARKAARVVQYVRTIAGTAQEQLTKELGPGFEDVDMRDLNPKAFIQKHLLDDVDPIVADVKAEIKGVSATVSGEPDDVADAINGVKGEEPVLAGAAAGASRVLTPFDPDAT